A single genomic interval of Salinarchaeum sp. IM2453 harbors:
- a CDS encoding metal-dependent hydrolase, producing the protein MYQLGHYGAALAMFAPVGALLIGTGQTTPAIVGWMSAVAVSTLPDLDSRVPLFEHRGITHTVWFVILCSGIIGIGAAVVFPAMYLYVTLGVFVGLTSHLLADVLTPMGIRPFGPIYAQKYTLRLTKARNTIANYVILAFGIIVSIAAIYIGSVV; encoded by the coding sequence ATGTATCAATTAGGACATTACGGGGCAGCACTAGCAATGTTTGCACCTGTTGGAGCCCTCCTTATTGGAACCGGACAAACTACTCCAGCCATTGTCGGCTGGATGAGTGCCGTTGCTGTCTCAACATTACCTGATCTGGACAGTCGGGTTCCACTTTTTGAGCACCGCGGGATCACTCATACGGTATGGTTTGTGATACTCTGCTCTGGAATCATTGGGATTGGAGCAGCAGTTGTGTTTCCAGCAATGTATCTATATGTCACACTGGGTGTCTTCGTTGGACTAACATCACACTTACTAGCAGATGTACTGACGCCGATGGGGATTCGGCCGTTTGGGCCGATCTACGCTCAAAAATATACCCTCCGACTGACAAAAGCTCGAAACACAATCGCGAATTATGTTATCCTTGCCTTTGGAATTATTGTGAGTATAGCCGCGATCTATATTGGTAGTGTGGTCTGA